Part of the Arachis hypogaea cultivar Tifrunner chromosome 6, arahy.Tifrunner.gnm2.J5K5, whole genome shotgun sequence genome, AGTTAAACTTCTGTTCTCTGATTTTGAGTGTAGGGTGATGAAACAGCTGAACTGTGCGCCATCCCAAATCCACCCGAATGGGTGGGCTTTTATCCGATGTTTTGAGGATTTGATGGATTTTCTCGAAATAAAACCTGATTTGGAACTGTTCTTCTCTCTGTTCCAAGCTAAAGGTGTTTGGAAAGGTTTATGGATCAATTTAAACAGTACCCCTGGTTTCTCTATTTTCAAACTGTATAAATCATCTTTCAAGGATTTCAAAGAAATGTTTTTGAAAGTTAAATCTGTAAATGAGGAGTTTCCTTTTTACCTAGACGAAAATTTGGGGGAAAAATTCCCGCTTTACTGGTGTTGCCATCCCCAGCATATTCTGGGTCCTGAATTTATCAATAATCGCAATGAGTGTATAATCTCATTTTTGATTGAGATGGTTGACAAAGGGGGATTAATTTCTGTTTCCGACCTTCTGTCATGGGAGGAAAATAAAGCTGTAGTAGTAGAGTATTTTGGTGAGGATTTTTAGCGGTTATCTTTTACGGCAGTTACTtatatcttgttttaattttgttaactATTTTCCTTATGCATGTGTACAGCTGGTAACTTTCCTGGAGTGACTGCGTCTAGTTTGAGATCTCGGTTCAAAAGCAAGAATTTTGAAGGATCCTCGTCAAACGTTGAGAAAGCGGATGGTGGGGCGGAGGTGGATCAGCCTCCGAAGAAGAAGAGTATTGTTTTCAAGAAGAGGAAGTCGGATGCTGTTACAGAAAATGAGGGACCGGAAGAGGAAAGATTGCAACTTGATGATTTgccaaattttgtttcaaggcaGGAGAAGTTGCATTCTTTTGATGAGGATGAAGAAAGTTCTTCTGTTTGGTGTAAGAAATTTCCTTTTACTGTTGTTGCCGATGAAGTTGTTCAATCTGAGATTGATAAGAATCGTGTGGAAGCGGTTGGGGATGTAGGTGTTGATCAGTACTTGCAGGTGCTGTGTCCTCTATTTTAtatagttgttttttttttgtctgtgTAATGATGGTGTTTGTTGCTTTCAGGTTTTAGGGTTTCGACTGGCTAGTATTGGCCGTAGTCAAGAGAAGAAACACAGGAAGGGTTTGTCCGAAGCTTCAAAAATTTCTAAGCTGAAGGAGGAATTGGCTTTGAGTGAGTCTAATGCTAAAGACTTAAAGAAGAAATTGACTGACACCGAATCTGAACTTAAAGTTGAGAAAGAATGTCATGAAAGGATTTCTGTGTTAttaaaggaaaaggaaaatgaCCTTTCAAGTGTGAATGAGCGGCTTACCGATTTGTCTTCGAAGATGAAAAAGCTTGAAGAGAACAAACAAGGTGACATTTTAGATGCCTTTGCTGAAGGCTTCGTGCGAGCTGTTAATCAAGCGAAGTTCCTTTTTCCGGATGGTGACTTTGGCGCCATGGATCCTGCTAAAGTAATTCGAGATGGTAAACTCGTGGATGACGAGGAAGTTTCTGAGAATGACAACCTTGCGGACTGATTTTAGTATTTTGTTGTTTGTTAAAAGTTTTATGTACTTATCTGGATTTGCATTGATGTTTTGATTTTGCGAACTGAAATAGCTTGGTAAAAACTGGTCGGTTAGGCTTTATTATTTTTGCCTAATTAGCTTTTTTGATGCGGCCGATTTTAAGGCTCGGGCGACTGTTATGTTTGCGCATTCGTATGATAATGCGACTTATTGTTTCCATCAGTTATTCCTTTTTAGATAGGAATGTTATATTTgataaatggcaagtaaaaagtATATATGAAAGAAGATTTGCATTAAAATGAATGATACCTGTACAAGTTTGTTTCAGGTTTAACCAGCCTCATTAAAACCCCCTATGAGCAAAAAACCCCTTTTTGGGGAAAAAATTCTCAAGGTGGGAAAAAGAGTACTGGCGAGATACTTTTGTTATTTAACTGAAATATTGTTTTAAAGAGTTGACGTTCCATGTGCTTGGAATCTGTGTGCCGTCCATTTGCTCTAGCCTATATGCTCCTCGGCCTAGTACCTCGGAAATTCGGTATGGGCCGTCCCAAGTGGCGGCGAGCTTTCCATGAGAAGGGGGTCGCCGAGCTTGTTCAGTTTTCCGAAGTACTAAGTCTCCGTTGTTGAATGTTCTTGGAACCACGTGCCGATCATATCGTCGGCCGACTTGTTGCTGTAGGGCTCTGTGCCGAACTGCTGCTGTTTCTCTAATTTCTTCAATTAGGTCGAGCTCTGCTTGCCTTGACTTGTCATGGTCTTCGGCTAATGTCCGTATAGAGCTTTGGGATATTTCGATTGGAATCATTGCTTCTGATCCATAGACGAGTCTGAACGGAGTTTCCTTAGTTGTTGAATGGATTGTTGTGTTATATGCCCATAAAACCTCAGGGATAAGTTCGGCCCATAGGCCTTTTGCGTTATCAAGCTTTTTCCTTAATGCTTGCAGGACGATCTTGTTTGCCGCTTCTGCCAGGCCGTTGGACTGCGGGTGTTCCACAGAGGAGAAGTGttgctttatttttaaattctgtaAAAATTCTTTGAAAGTACTGTCAGTAAATTGCCGACCATTATCTGTGACGATATGGCCGGGTATACCAAATCTACAAATTATATGTTTCCATACGAAACTTATCATTTGTGATGAGGTGATTTTTGCAAGCGGCTGAGCCTCAATCCATTTAGAGAAGTAATCTATTGCAACTACCAAAAATTTTACCTGTCTTGGAGCGGTGGGGAAGGGGCCGAGTATATCTATTCCCCATCTGTTGAACGGCCAACTTACCTCTGAGTGGTGGAGATGTTCGGCAGGCATATTAATGATCGGTGAGTGTTTTTGACAATTGTCGCAGGTTCTGACCTTATGTTTACTGTCTTCCCATAttgtcggccaatagaatcctgctcgtAGAGCCTTCTGTGCCAGGCTTCGAGCTCCTGAATGTATGCCGCAGATTCCTTCATGGGCTTCTGCTAGGAGAAGATCGGCCTCTGCTCTGTCTAAACATTTCAACAATGGTCGAGAATATCCTCGCCTATACAAAGTGTTATTAATCAATGTGAAAAAAGAGGCTTGCCTTCTGAATTTAGCCTTATTTTCAATGCCCTCTGGAATAGTTCCGTTAAGGAGGTATTGAATATAAGGTTGTTGCCAACCGTCTTTAGTCAGGGTGTTAAGAATCTGTTCTGACTCAATGCTCGGCTTATCTAAGGTTGATTGTAAAAGTGTGGCTGTGTGTGCTTGTGTTGTTGCTAGTTTTGATAGAACATCGGCCCTATGGTTCTGTTCTCTGGGTATGTGAGCTATTTCTATATGAGATAATTTGCTTAATAAACTGTGAACGATTTTTAAATACTGTGAGAGAACTGGATCTTTTGTTTGGAAAGTTTGATTTGTCTGCTGCACAACTAATAAAGAATCACAGTAAACCTTTAGCTCATAAATGTTTAAATCAGTGGCTAACCTGAGCCCAGCTATGAGGGCTTCGTATTCAGCTTGATTATTGCTGGCTTTAAATGAGAACCTGAGAGAGTGTTCGAGGATTATACCATCCGAGCTTTCTAGTAGTATTCCTGCTCCTGCCCCTTTAGGATTTGAGGCTCCATCGACGTATAATGTCCATAACTGACCTCTTTCTTCTGGTGGAGTAGTTGTAAACTCTGCCACAAAATCGGCTAGAGACTGTGACTTAATGGATccccttggttggaattgtatGTCGAACTCAGAGAGTTCGATTGACCATTTAGTTAGTCGGCCCGCCAGCTCGGGCTTAGAGAGGATTTGCCTAAGCGGATACTCGGTTCGGACGATGACTGTATGACTTTGAAAATATGGTTGGAGGCGTCTTGCCGAGAATACAAGCGCTAGAACGAGCTTCTCAAGCTTTGGATATCTAAGCTCTGCATTCTGTAGTGTCTTGCTTACAAAATATATTGGTTGTTGGTCTTTTCCATCTTCTTTAACAAGGGCTGAACTCATAGTCAACTCGGTGACAGATAAGTAGAGGTATAAGGGTTCGCCGAGCTTTGGTTTCTGCAAAATGGGTAGCTTGGATAGGAAATTTTTCAGGTCCAGGAATGCTTCTTCGCATTTTTCGTCCCAGGAAAagctctttgtgtttttctttagaCACTGGAAGAAGTTGAAAGATTTGAAGGCCAAGCATGGTAGGAATCTCGACAATGCTGCTAACCTTCCTGTCAACCTTTGGACATCCTTTGCCGTCTTTGGACTGCACATGTCAAGTATTGCCTGACACTTTtctgggtttgcttcgattccccGACTTGTTAGAATGAAACCGAGGAACTTTCCCCCTTTTACCCCGAAGGCACACTTTTCCGGGTTTAGCCGCATGTTATACCGCCTGATTTGAGCAAATATTTCTTCGAGGTCTTGAATGTGTGACTGGCCGACCTTGGTCTTGGCGACCatatcgtcgacgtacacctcgaTATTTCTGCCTATTTGTTTGTTGAAAATCCTGTTCATCAATCGTTGGTATGTTGCTCCTGcattctttaaaccaaaaggcataacaTTATAGCAATAATTTCCGTATTCAGTTATGAAAgctgttttttcttggtcagatGGATGCATAAGGATTTGATTATAACCCGAAAatgcatccataaaacttaaagtgtCATATCCACAGGAATTATCTACTAATGTGTCTATGCATGGTAAAGGATAAGCATCTTTTGGGCATGCTTTATTTAAGTcagtaaagtcgacgcacatgcgccatttaccgttaTTCTTTTTTACCATAACTACGTTGGCAAGCCAGGTGGTGAATCTGATTTCGCGGATGAATCTTGCCTCGAGGAGCTTATTGACCTCAGCCATGGAAGCCGCTCGTTTCTCGGCACCGAGGTTTCTCTTCTTTTGGGAGATTGGTCGAGCGGCCGGACTAACAGCCAGTTTATGTGTTATCACTGATGGACTGATCCCCGGCATGTCCCCTGAAGTCCATGCGAAAAGGTCGGCGTTTGCACGTAGAAAATTTGTTATTTGCATCTTAGCCTCCTCCTTCATTGATGTTCCGATGAATGTGAATTTTGATGGATCGTCGGTTAAGGTGATCTTTTGAAGCTCTTCATTTGGCGTAGGGCGTTCAAGAAAATCGGCCCTTGGGTCTAATTCTGTCAAGATTGGTTGTTCAGATTGAATTGAGTTGATCCGAGCTTCAATGTTTCTTTTGATAGGCTTCAGGCTTATGTTATAGCATTGCCGAGCTTCCTGGAGGTCACCATGTATGGTTGCAATTCTATTATCCTGCGCAGGAAATTTAACACAGAGGTGATATGTTGAAACAATAGCAGCAAATTTGTTCAAAAATGGTCTCCCTAAAATAACGTTATAAGGGCTGAAACAGTCTACGACTAGGTACTGGATGTCCTGTGTTTTGGATAATGGTTGTTCacccagtgtggtttgtaaccataCCGAGCCCAGGACAGGGACTCGCTCTCCTGAGAATCCGACGAGATCTCCTGAATATGGCTGCAAAATGTTAGTGCTCAGtttcattttttgaaatgttgCAAAGAAAAGTACATCGGCGCTACTCCCTGGATCGAGCAATGTTTTCCGAACAATGAGATCGCCTAATTGGATAGAGACGACTACAGGGTCGTCGTAGTTGGTGTGTCTGGAGTTGAAGTCTGTAGGGCGAAATGTCAGCTCTGGAACATCCGGAATTAGTTCCGAGTTTTGATCAGCGCCTTCTACCATTAACATAGCTCGGTACGCTCGCTTTCTGGCCGAACTTGAACTTCCACCACTGGCATAACCTCCGGAAATACAGTTTATGACCCCTCGTGGTTGAGCTGGGgccttatctttttcttttgatgattGGCCTGCCGAGGGTTGTTCGGAACGGGACGCTGTTCTTTTTTCCATATGACCTGTGATAAATTTATCGAGATGGCCTTGGCGAGCTAATCTTTCGAGGAGATCTTTGGCAATGACACACTCATCGGTTGTGTGTCCATGCTTCTGGTGAAAGGTGCAGTACTTTGACTTGTCAATGTTTTTGGGCTCGGGGTAATGTCCTGCCTTGCGGGGCGGTTTAATCAGTTTAGAATTCAGAATCTCTTTAATGATGTCGTCCCTCTTGGTGTTAAACTGAGTGTATGATTCGTATCGGGGGACCGGTTTGAAACCCTTCTTGGTATCCCGAGCTTTTTCGTCGTCTTTAAAGATGGGCTTCTCTGACTTACGTGCCTGGCAAAGTTCTTCGATATCTATCTGCCCCTTGGCTTTTTCGCGGAACTCTGCTAAAGTCTTCGGTTTAGATACCGCAATAGTTTCTTGGAATTTTCCTGGTCGGAGGCCGCTTTTAATGGCGTGAAGATGCACTTCGGGATGGAGATCCGGAATACTCATGGCAACCTTGGTGAATCGAGTTATATAATCCTTTAAGCTCTCCTGCGGGCCTTGCTTGATGGTTGTTAAATAGTCTGAGTCGTGGAGGTATATGGCCGAGGCTGCAAAATGATCCTCGAATTGTTTGGCTAGCTCCTGAAAGCGTGAGATGGAATCtgcaggcaaagaacaaaaccaGTCAAGTGCAGGACCATCTAGAAAAGAAGGAAAACATCGGCATAAAATAGGATCGGAGGCACCGTTGACGATCATGATTGATTGGAATTTTTTAACATGCTGTTTAGGGTCTCCTAGCCCGTCGTATGGAGTTAATGTGGTCGGCAGGGTGAACTGTCTTGGTAGCTGGAAATTCATTATCTCGGCCGTGAATGGTCCTACAGAGTTGTCGGGGTTTTCCCCTTCATCTTCGGGGTCTTCATTCTGTGGCTCTTCGTCATCTCCATGCTGTGGGGTGTCAGAGACGTGGGTTGGTAATGATCGCCGCTCGTCATTCCCGTGTTCGCGGTTATCATTATTATGCTCCAAGCGAGCTCGTTCCAATTGTGCGATTTGATTTTGCATACGCTGGTTTTCCTCCGCCATTCGCTGATTTGCTTGTTGAAGCTCAGTCACCATCCTCAGAAGTTCGGATGGGGTAGGGGGAGGAACATCAGCCATATGGAAATCAGAAGGCCCTCCTTCTAGCGCCAAATGTTCTGACCTGTTAATGCCGGATGTAACCTCGTCCTCCGGAATAGGTCGGACGAACTTCTTGTAGCCAAGCACAAAATGCGGTGATTGGAACCGAGgtggtgggtacctgcaaaggcactccgacgctcaagtcagtaagagGGTTTTTCAAGTATACGCTTATTCTCAGATCGAAATGGCTTACCTTTTTGGCTTCTGTTTTCTGCTTCTTATATGGTCGGCGGCAAATGGCCGTTTTCCAGATAACGTCTGATCATTAATTCGTATATCCGGTGTTATGAGAATGAGGTAAATGCCGACTTAATTATAGCGATTAGCTATGATTATGAATATACGTTACCGAGCTATAATGATTAGGAATATGCGTTACTGAGCTATAACTCGTAACCGACTTTTTAGCCGTTCATACCAATAACTATGTATAAATTTTATGATTGAgattaatagttaaaattatttAAGCACCTAAAACAATAAAAGACTTTGAAATGCTCTTGAATGATCCAAGCTCTTGAGTGCATTCACTCAGCTACTATACTATAGTGATGTATTTTCAATTTTCACACCCCATAGGCATAGAGTATATCGCGGTGAAAGGCTTTTGTATATGTACTTTCTCTATTTCTTTTTGGTCTATCACGTGAAAATTATATCACAGTGAACTTCAGAACCAGTgacttatattttctttttcttttttttttttcatttttggtatAGACACGGACACAGTGataataatttaacaaaattatgCTGTTTTTCTTTTGGTCAAAACAAAATTGATGTTTAAGTTATGAGATTCAGGCTGATCCAAAAACATAAAATTGGCAATGAGACATGTTGGGCTAATCCCTGTTGTTGGGCCCAGACCAAAAACAGAAGGACATTGTTCATTGTACTAAGCTCTTTCAAGACCAAAAAACACATTCgcatccaaaaaaaaaagaccaAAAACATTGTACGGagctcttttgtttttttattctataaacTTTAAATAAAGGGTTAACTACAAAAAAATGTCTCGAATTATTCAACCGCTAACAAAAATGCATCTAAATTTTATTATCGATAAAAatgtctttaaataatttaaaaatacaacaaaaatatctaacagtaaatatgtatttttaaaaaataccttagagattaaattttgatgcaatttttttcaaGCATGAgcagaaaaatgagatattattattcttaaaatttggtaattttttgctgaatatatatattttttgtgagtttttaaaagtattattggttgttaacaaaaaaattacaaaaaattatatacttaacaaaaaatcaccaaattttaaggataataatatctcatttttctaattatGCTTACAAAAAATCGCATCAAAATTCAAtatctaatgtattttttgagaaatacatatttaatgttagataatcttacaaaaaaaactaacattaaatatgtatttctcaaaaaatatattagaaattgaattttgatgctattttttacaaacatgattagaaaaatgagatattattattcttaaaatttggtaattttttgttaagtatatatattttttgtgattttttaaaagtattattggttgttaacaaaaaaattataaaaaataatatacttaacgaaaaatcaccaaattttaagaataataatatctcaattttataattattcttgaagaaaattgcatcaaaattcaatctctaaggtattttttaaaaatatatatttactgttgggtatttttgttgtgtttttaaattatttaaagatatttttgttgATAGTAAAATTCGGGTGTATTTTTGTCAGCGTTTAAATAATTCGGAGACGTTTTTGGTGGTTTACCCTTAAATAAAATTCTGATCCGTAATAAATTCGTCATTGATCTGTCCGCCAAAACTAGGAGATactgtaaaaaaaaaggaaaaacaaccatttgtacccatgaactttACGAACACGGACAAAAGTACCCATTAAAGAAGGAAACTAATGTTGTATCTATCAAAGATGGATTCTGTACGACAAAAGTACCCGAATCCTAAATTTATgttaactttttaataaaattccagaATTACCTCCACTATtatcttcaacccttcatttcttcttttccaAATCTCAAACACCTCCATTGTCTAAAAACCCTAATCTCAATCCCTAAAAACCCCAAATTACCATTT contains:
- the LOC140173623 gene encoding uncharacterized protein, with product MRLTVGNGGGNDGVGERDGKIDEKNKEMTLSGKRPFAADHIRSRKQKPKRYPPPRFQSPHFVLGYKKFVRPIPEDEVTSGINRSEHLALEGGPSDFHMADVPPPTPSELLRMVTELQQANQRMAEENQRMQNQIAQLERARLEHNNDNREHGNDERRSLPTHVSDTPQHGDDEEPQNEDPEDEGENPDNSVGPFTAEIMNFQLPRQFTLPTTLTPYDGLGDPKQHVKKFQSIMIVNGASDPILCRCFPSFLDGPALDWFCSLPADSISRFQELAKQFEDHFAASAIYLHDSDYLTTIKQGPQESLKDYITRFTKVAMSIPDLHPEVHLHAIKSGLRPGKFQETIAVSKPKTLAEFREKAKGQIDIEELCQARKSEKPIFKDDEKARDTKKGFKPVPRYESYTQFNTKRDDIIKEILNSKLIKPPRKAGHYPEPKNIDKSKYCTFHQKHGHTTDECVIAKDLLERLARQGHLDKFITGHMEKRTASRSEQPSAGQSSKEKDKAPAQPRGVINCISGGYASGGSSSSARKRAYRAMLMVEGADQNSELIPDVPELTFRPTDFNSRHTNYDDPVVVSIQLGDLIVRKTLLDPGSSADVLFFATFQKMKLSTNILQPYSGDLVGFSGERVPVLGSVWLQTTLGEQPLSKTQDIQYLVVDCFSPYNVILGRPFLNKFAAIVSTYHLCVKFPAQDNRIATIHGDLQEARQCYNISLKPIKRNIEARINSIQSEQPILTELDPRADFLERPTPNEELQKITLTDDPSKFTFIGTSMKEEAKMQITNFLRANADLFAWTSGDMPGISPSVITHKLAVSPAARPISQKKRNLGAEKRAASMAEVNKLLEARFIREIRFTTWLANVVMVKKNNGKWRMCVDFTDLNKACPKDAYPLPCIDTLVDNSCGYDTLSFMDAFSGYNQILMHPSDQEKTAFITEYGNYCYNVMPFGLKNAGATYQRLMNRIFNKQIGRNIEVYVDDMVAKTKVGQSHIQDLEEIFAQIRRYNMRLNPEKCAFGVKGGKFLGFILTSRGIEANPEKCQAILDMCSPKTAKDVQRLTGRLAALSRFLPCLAFKSFNFFQCLKKNTKSFSWDEKCEEAFLDLKNFLSKLPILQKPKLGEPLYLYLSVTELTMSSALVKEDGKDQQPIYFVSKTLQNAELRYPKLEKLVLALVFSARRLQPYFQSHTVIVRTEYPLRQILSKPELAGRLTKWSIELSEFDIQFQPRGSIKSQSLADFVAEFTTTPPEERGQLWTLYVDGASNPKGAGAGILLESSDGIILEHSLRFSFKASNNQAEYEALIAGLRLATDLNIYELKVYCDSLLVVQQTNQTFQTKDPVLSQYLKIVHSLLSKLSHIEIAHIPREQNHRADVLSKLATTQAHTATLLQSTLDKPSIESEQILNTLTKDGWQQPYIQYLLNGTIPEGIENKAKFRRQASFFTLINNTLYRRGYSRPLLKCLDRAEADLLLAEAHEGICGIHSGARSLAQKALRAGFYWPTIWEDSKHKVRTCDNCQKHSPIINMPAEHLHHSEVSWPFNRWGIDILGPFPTAPRQVKFLVVAIDYFSKWIEAQPLAKITSSQMISFVWKHIICRFGIPGHIVTDNGRQFTDSTFKEFLQNLKIKQHFSSVEHPQSNGLAEAANKIVLQALRKKLDNAKGLWAELIPEVLWAYNTTIHSTTKETPFRLVYGSEAMIPIEISQSSIRTLAEDHDKSRQAELDLIEEIRETAAVRHRALQQQVGRRYDRHVVPRTFNNGDLVLRKTEQARRPPSHGKLAATWDGPYRISEVLGRGAYRLEQMDGTQIPSTWNVNSLKQYFS